The Methyloceanibacter sp. wino2 nucleotide sequence CGACGGCCGCCGACCTCACCGCGCAAGTAAAATCCGTCACCAAGACCGACATCGCCGACATTCAGGCTGCGGCAACGAGCATCCTCACCCCCTACTCGGCCGGGCCTCTCAAGATCGTTTTGACGAGCGTGGTCGCGAACGACAACAATGTGGGCAAAGTTGAATGGAGTTGCGCCAACACAGGCGCGGCGCGCACCAAGGGCTCGACGTACCAGGTTCCCAGTGGACTCACTGAGCCGGACAGTAGCGTGATCGTTGCCGAGGTGACCTACGCCTTCAAGCCGCTGATCGGGCTCACCGAGTTCTTCAGTCCCGGCGCATATAATATGGAACGCACGTTCTATGCGCGGCCGAGGCGGAGCCTGACCGTCAAGAAGACCGACAATTCCTGCTAGGCATCGGTTCCCGCGGGCTGGCGCACAGGGCTCGCCCATAGATCGTATTCGCTCGCGTCCGTCACCGTTGCCAACAGCCGGTCACCGGGCTCGAGCCCCTCGCAATCCTCGATGAAGACGTTTCCGTCGATCTCCGGTGCGTCCCAATGAGATCGTGCGATCGCGCCTTCGGAGTCGACATCGTCGACGATGACCTCGAGCGTTTCGCCGACACGGGCCCCGAGCACTTTGGCACTGATGGCCTGTTGGTGCGCCATGAGACGGGCGTAGCGCTCTTCCTTGACCTCTTCGGGGACTTCGCCCGGCAGCGCATTGGCCGGCGCCCCGTCGACGTCTTCGTATTTGAAGCACCCGACGCGCGCGAGCCGTGCCTCGCTCAACCAGTCGAGCAGTTGAACAAAGTCTTCTTCGGTCTCGCCCGGAAAACCCACGATGAACGTCGACCGCACGGCAAGATCGGGGCACTGCGCCCGCCAGCGTGCGAGCCGTTCCAGCGTCTTCTCCTGATGGGCGGGCCGGCGCATCGCTTTCAGAATACGCGGGCTGGCATGCTGAAACGGAATGTCGAGATAGGGAAGGATGCGCCCCTCGGCCATCAGCGGCAAAACCTGGTCCACATGCGGGTACGGATAGACGTAGTGCATGCGGACCCAAACGCCGAGCGAGCCCAGGGCCGCCGCGAGATCGGCGAAACGGGTCTGCACTTGCCGGCCACCCCACTCGGTCTCCGCATATCCGAGATCGACGCCATAGGCGCTCGTATCCTGCGAGATCACCAGGAGTTCCTGAACGCCGGCAGCGACGAGCCGCTCAGCCTCGCGCATCACGTCTGTGAACGGCCGGCTTTGTAGAGGCCCGCGCAAATGCGGAATGATGCAGAAGCTGCACGAATGATTGCAGCCTTCCGATATCT carries:
- a CDS encoding TadE/TadG family type IV pilus assembly protein; translated protein: MTSFRRMGSRLQRSMKRLARRLADARSGASAIEFAFILPVMLILYTGAVELNNALTVYRRTMQVATTAADLTAQVKSVTKTDIADIQAAATSILTPYSAGPLKIVLTSVVANDNNVGKVEWSCANTGAARTKGSTYQVPSGLTEPDSSVIVAEVTYAFKPLIGLTEFFSPGAYNMERTFYARPRRSLTVKKTDNSC
- the rimO gene encoding 30S ribosomal protein S12 methylthiotransferase RimO, which gives rise to MTETTPDENAPNSAHAPKIGLVSLGCPKALVDSERIVTRLRAEGYVLSPSYEGADAVVVNTCGFLNSAKEESLQAIGEALAENGRVIVTGCLGVEAGRIRDQYPDVLAITGPQAYEAVVEAVHKAVPRAHDPFLDLVPPDGVRFTPRHYAYLKISEGCNHSCSFCIIPHLRGPLQSRPFTDVMREAERLVAAGVQELLVISQDTSAYGVDLGYAETEWGGRQVQTRFADLAAALGSLGVWVRMHYVYPYPHVDQVLPLMAEGRILPYLDIPFQHASPRILKAMRRPAHQEKTLERLARWRAQCPDLAVRSTFIVGFPGETEEDFVQLLDWLSEARLARVGCFKYEDVDGAPANALPGEVPEEVKEERYARLMAHQQAISAKVLGARVGETLEVIVDDVDSEGAIARSHWDAPEIDGNVFIEDCEGLEPGDRLLATVTDASEYDLWASPVRQPAGTDA